A genomic segment from Pectinophora gossypiella chromosome 3, ilPecGoss1.1, whole genome shotgun sequence encodes:
- the LOC126382306 gene encoding gustatory receptor for sugar taste 64a-like — MILLGNVKFSDLELDSSLEEKLNNIYAQKSDEFLPTLVYIFTLARWFGIPSYGGKFALCGAIVTFALVASLEAGAIWKLVRLLAGIATNVTDGRGFVARLSGTIFYGNALLSFLLSWKLITSWKKVSIHWSRAETSGGLYFPPDDNIRKRVICVTWFVAVCACVEHMMSMMSATGFDIPPGEYFHRYILSSHGFLLQPHEYTVWVAVPVFITSKLATIFWNFQDLIIILISMGLTSRYHRLNLYVNYLVKLEKRDAGIKKFGTELYIQMQTWRRLREAYVRQASLVRVVDKKLGTLVLLSNLNNFYFICLQLFLGLNKTQSGLVNRMYYFYSMAWLLFRACNVVLAAAEVNDHSRRALPLLYGCPRSSYNIEIKRLKHQLTYDSVALSGMGLFKLHRQLLLEVAAAILKYELVMLQYDG, encoded by the exons atgatacttttggGTAATGTAAAATTTAGCGATTTGGAATTGGACTCGAGTTTGGAAGAGAAGTTAAACAATATTTACGCGCAAAAAtctgat GAATTCCTACCAACTTTAGTGTACATATTCACCCTCGCGCGATGGTTTGGCATTCCATCATATGGTGGAAAATTTGCCCTTTGCGGAGCCATCGTTACGTTTGCTTTGGTGGCATCCCTGGAGGCTGGAGCTATTTGGAAGTTGGTACGACTGCTCGCTGGCATCGCTACCAATGTCACCGATGGTC gAGGTTTCGTCGCTCGACTCTCGGGGACCATTTTCTATGGAAATGCACTCCTATCCTTCCTTCTGTCTTGGAAACTTATTACTTCTTGGAAAAAGGTCTCGATACACTGGTCTAGGGCTGAGACCTCAGGGGGGTTATACTTCCCACCCGATGATAATATTAGGAAGCGTGTTATTTGTGTTACATGGTTTGTGGCGGTATGTGCATGTG TGGAACACATGATGAGCATGATGTCTGCTACTGGATTTGACATTCCGCCAGGAGAATACTTCCATCGCTACATTTTGAGCTCCCATGGATTTCTTCTTCAACCtc ATGAATACACCGTCTGGGTGGCTGTTCCAGTATTCATTACAAGTAAGCTGGCAACTATATTCTGGAACTTTCAAGATTTGATCATCATTTTGATTAGTATGGGATTAACATCGCGGTATCATAGACTGAACCTTTACGTCAATTACTTAGTAAAACTTGAGAAACGAGATGCGGGaataaaaaag TTCGGCACAGAACTCTACATTCAAATGCAGACTTGGCGAAGACTAAGAGAAGCCTACGTGCGTCAAGCGTCGCTGGTGCGCGTCGTCGACAAGAAACTTGGCACCTTGGTACTCCTGTCGAATCTGAACAACTTCTACTTCATATGCTTGCAGCTGTTCCTGGgtcttaa CAAGACTCAAAGCGGTCTGGTGAACCGGATGTACTACTTCTACTCTATGGCGTGGCTCCTCTTCAGAGCGTGCAATGTGGTGCTGGCAGCTGCTGAGGTCAATGATCACTCTCGCCGGGCGCTGCCGCTGCTGTATGGGTGTCCGAGGTCATCGTATAATATTGAG ATCAAAAGACTAAAACACCAATTAACGTATGACAGCGTCGCACTCAGTGGAATGGGCCTGTTCAAATTACATCGACAACTTCTGTTAGAG GTGGCGGCAGCAATATTGAAATATGAGTTAGTGATGTTACAATATGacggataa
- the LOC126382305 gene encoding gustatory receptor for sugar taste 64a-like, which yields MRKVFIASSFFGVAGPKKNLWRLWGVLMILLLLAIQVGAIYKLIKLLAGLTAYSVGNRSVTARLAGTMFYSASFFSLVFCWRLSSSWNKLSVQWASVEKRLSMIVPSDQTLKKRMIMVSCLMAFGALVEHTLSILACTEFDTPPSLLLEKYILTSHGFILVPTDYSNWIAVPLFFMSNIATILWGFQDLLIVLVSMGLTSRYHRLNQCVAKISMQYKREKKCCKYAETLRIYTWRKIRESYVKQALLVRKVDASIGSLILLSSSGNFYFICLQLFLGITQGISGAVIKRLYYLLSLAWLCVRFGCVVLAAADVNVNSKKALRYLHSCANRVYNTEVERLAKQLTQDFVALSGMGFFYIDRGMLLQACAWPQQL from the exons ATGAGGAAAGTATTCATAGCGTCCAGTTTCTTTGGTGTAGCAGGTCCAAAGAAGAATCTTTGGAGGTTGTGGGGCGTGCTTATGATATTGCTTCTCCTAGCAATACAGGTCGGTGCCATATACAAATTGATAAAGCTGCTAGCTGGGTTGACTGCCTATTCCGTTGGAAATA GGAGTGTAACAGCACGCTTAGCAGGTACAATGTTCTATTCTGCATCATTCTTCTCACTAGTGTTTTGTTGGAGGTTATCATCGTCATGGAACAAACTATCAGTACAGTGGGCATCAGTCGAAAAGAGGTTATCAATGATCGTGCCTAGTGATCAAACGTTAAAGAAACGAATGATAATGGTGTCGTGTCTCATGGCATTTGGTGCTTTGG TTGAACATACCCTGAGCATATTAGCGTGTACTGAATTTGATACTCCACCATCGTTACTTCTAGAGAAGTATATATTGACCTCACATGGATTCATACTTGTGCCAA CTGACTACTCCAACTGGATAGCAGTGCCTCTGTTCTTCATGAGTAACATCGCAACCATACTATGGGGTTTCCAGGACTTGCTTATAGTGCTGGTCAGTATGGGTCTGACGTCACGCTACCACAGGCTCAACCAGTGCGTTGCTAAGATCAGCATGCAATATAAAAGGGAGAAAAAGTGTTGCAAA TATGCAGAAACTCTGCGAATATACACATGGCGAAAGATAAGAGAATCGTACGTGAAGCAGGCATTGTTGGTTCGAAAAGTAGATGCCTCTATTGGTAGTCTGATACTCCTGTCTAGTTCTGGAAACTTCTACTTCATCTGTCTTCAACTGTTCTTAGGAATCAC GCAAGGAATATCAGGAGCCGTTATCAAGAGACTGTACTACTTATTGTCTTTGGCTTGGCTCTGCGTTCGTTTCGGCTGTGTGGTATTGGCGGCGGCGGATGTAAACGTCAACTCAAAGAAGGCGTTACGTTACTTACACTCCTGCGCAAACCGAGTTTATAATACTGAA GTTGAAAGGCTTGCCAAGCAATTAACGCAGGATTTCGTTGCTTTAAGCGGAATGGGTTTCTTCTACATTGACAGAGGCATGTTGTTGCAG gcctgtgc atggcCACAGCAATTGTGA